One Salarias fasciatus chromosome 22, fSalaFa1.1, whole genome shotgun sequence DNA segment encodes these proteins:
- the LOC115408963 gene encoding E3 ubiquitin/ISG15 ligase TRIM25-like isoform X2 — translation MAQGGAQLDPLKFSCSICLDPLKDPVTVPCGHSYCSNCINGHWDEEQNKGIYSCPQCRKEFMHRPDLEINFMLAELVEDLKKTGLQAAAADLCSAGPEDVACDVCSGRKLKAVKSCLVCVASYCEEHLQGHYEAAPLKKHQLVEPSKKLQEKICSLLDEVKKIFCRTDQQCICYLCTMDQHRGHETVPAAAERSQKQKELEGSRLHIQQRIQEREKDVKLLQQQMEKLQQEIAELKRKDVQLEQLAHTEDHTEFLHSYTSVSALSEPTHSSSIQTAPLRYFEDVAAVVSENREKFQDFLRENEEEMLLLQPQPESRADFLQYSQQITLDPNSVNRELKLSDGDRKVTCTEEDQPYSDHPDRFTEYRQVLSRESLTGRSYWEVERRRGVFVAVTYKNISRAGREKECVFGGDDKSWALDCVSDTFSFYHNNIHTPVSGPWSSRVGVYLDHRAGILSFYSVSETMTLLLRVQTSFTQPLHAGVYVCPGSSAEFLKPE, via the exons atggctcagggaggagctcagctggaTCCACTAAAGttctcttgttccatctgtctggatcccctgaaggatccggtgacggttccctgtggacacagctactgcagcaaCTGTATTAATGGACACTGGGATGAAGAGCAAAACAAGGGAATCTACAGCtgtcctcagtgcaggaaggagttcATGCATAGACCAGACCTGGAGATAAACTTCATGTTGGCAGAGTTagtggaggatctgaagaagactggactccaagctgctgcagctgatctctgctctgctggacctgaagatgtggcctgtgatgtttgctctgggaggaagctgaaagctgtcaagtcctgtctggtctgtgtggCCTCTTACTGTGAGGAACACCTCCAAGGTCACTACGAAGCAGCTCCATTGAAGaaacaccagctggtggagccctcCAAGAAGCTCCAGGAGAAGATCTGCTCTCTTCTCGATGAGGTGAAGAAGATTTTCTGTCGCACTGATCAGCAGTGTATCTGTTACCTCTGCACCATGGACCAACACAGAGGCcatgaaacagtcccagctgcagcagaaaggagccagaagcagaaggagctggaggggagtcGACTACACATCCAGCAGAGAATccaggagcgagagaaagacgtgaagctgcttcagcagcagatggag aagctgcagcaggagatcgctgagctgaagaggaaagacgtccagctggagcagctggctcacacagaggaccacaccgAGTTTCTCCACAGCTACAcctcagtgtcagcactcagtgagcccacacactcctccagcatccagactgctcctctcagatactttgaggatgtggcagcagTTGTgtcagagaacagagagaaattCCAGGACTTCCTGAGAGAGAATGAAGAGGAGATGTTACTGCTAcaaccacagccagagagcagagcagacttcTTACAATATTCACAGCAGATCACTCTGGATCCAAACTCTGTGAACAGAGAGCTGAAATTATctgatggagacagaaaagtaACTTGTACAGAGGAAGATCAGCCTTattctgatcatccagacagattcactGAATATCGTCAggttctgagcagagagagtctgactggacgtagttactgggaggtggagaggagaagaggagttTTTGTAGCAGTCACatacaagaacatcagcagagcagggagggagaaggaatgtgtgtttggaggtGATGACAAATCTTGGGCTTTAGATTGTGTCTCTGACACTTTTAGTTTTTATCACAACAACATCCACActcccgtctcaggtccttggtcctccagagtgggagtgtacctggatcacagagcaggtattctgtctttctacagtgtctctgaaaccatgactctcctcctcagagtccagacctcCTTCACTCAGCCGCTACATGCTGGAGTTTATGTTTGTCCTGGATCCTCAGCAGAGTTCCTGAAACCTGAGTAG
- the LOC115408963 gene encoding tripartite motif-containing protein 16-like isoform X1 encodes MAQGGAQLDPLKFSCSICLDPLKDPVTVPCGHSYCSNCINGHWDEEQNKGIYSCPQCRKEFMHRPDLEINFMLAELVEDLKKTGLQAAAADLCSAGPEDVACDVCSGRKLKAVKSCLVCVASYCEEHLQGHYEAAPLKKHQLVEPSKKLQEKICSLLDEVKKIFCRTDQQCICYLCTMDQHRGHETVPAAAERSQKQKELEGSRLHIQQRIQEREKDVKLLQQQMEVVNVSADEAVEHSEESFTQMIRLLQKRSLEVKRQLRSQQQTAVSGLKELEEKLQQEIAELKRKDVQLEQLAHTEDHTEFLHSYTSVSALSEPTHSSSIQTAPLRYFEDVAAVVSENREKFQDFLRENEEEMLLLQPQPESRADFLQYSQQITLDPNSVNRELKLSDGDRKVTCTEEDQPYSDHPDRFTEYRQVLSRESLTGRSYWEVERRRGVFVAVTYKNISRAGREKECVFGGDDKSWALDCVSDTFSFYHNNIHTPVSGPWSSRVGVYLDHRAGILSFYSVSETMTLLLRVQTSFTQPLHAGVYVCPGSSAEFLKPE; translated from the coding sequence atggctcagggaggagctcagctggaTCCACTAAAGttctcttgttccatctgtctggatcccctgaaggatccggtgacggttccctgtggacacagctactgcagcaaCTGTATTAATGGACACTGGGATGAAGAGCAAAACAAGGGAATCTACAGCtgtcctcagtgcaggaaggagttcATGCATAGACCAGACCTGGAGATAAACTTCATGTTGGCAGAGTTagtggaggatctgaagaagactggactccaagctgctgcagctgatctctgctctgctggacctgaagatgtggcctgtgatgtttgctctgggaggaagctgaaagctgtcaagtcctgtctggtctgtgtggCCTCTTACTGTGAGGAACACCTCCAAGGTCACTACGAAGCAGCTCCATTGAAGaaacaccagctggtggagccctcCAAGAAGCTCCAGGAGAAGATCTGCTCTCTTCTCGATGAGGTGAAGAAGATTTTCTGTCGCACTGATCAGCAGTGTATCTGTTACCTCTGCACCATGGACCAACACAGAGGCcatgaaacagtcccagctgcagcagaaaggagccagaagcagaaggagctggaggggagtcGACTACACATCCAGCAGAGAATccaggagcgagagaaagacgtgaagctgcttcagcagcagatggaggtcgtcaatgtctctgctgatgaagcagtggagcacagcgaggagagcttcacccaGATGATCCGTCTCCTCCAGAAAAGAAGCCTTGAGGTGAAGCGGCAgctcagatcccagcagcaaactgcagtgagTGGACTCAAAGAGcttgaggagaagctgcagcaggagatcgctgagctgaagaggaaagacgtccagctggagcagctggctcacacagaggaccacaccgAGTTTCTCCACAGCTACAcctcagtgtcagcactcagtgagcccacacactcctccagcatccagactgctcctctcagatactttgaggatgtggcagcagTTGTgtcagagaacagagagaaattCCAGGACTTCCTGAGAGAGAATGAAGAGGAGATGTTACTGCTAcaaccacagccagagagcagagcagacttcTTACAATATTCACAGCAGATCACTCTGGATCCAAACTCTGTGAACAGAGAGCTGAAATTATctgatggagacagaaaagtaACTTGTACAGAGGAAGATCAGCCTTattctgatcatccagacagattcactGAATATCGTCAggttctgagcagagagagtctgactggacgtagttactgggaggtggagaggagaagaggagttTTTGTAGCAGTCACatacaagaacatcagcagagcagggagggagaaggaatgtgtgtttggaggtGATGACAAATCTTGGGCTTTAGATTGTGTCTCTGACACTTTTAGTTTTTATCACAACAACATCCACActcccgtctcaggtccttggtcctccagagtgggagtgtacctggatcacagagcaggtattctgtctttctacagtgtctctgaaaccatgactctcctcctcagagtccagacctcCTTCACTCAGCCGCTACATGCTGGAGTTTATGTTTGTCCTGGATCCTCAGCAGAGTTCCTGAAACCTGAGTAG
- the LOC115408963 gene encoding E3 ubiquitin/ISG15 ligase TRIM25-like isoform X3 yields the protein MAQGGAQLDPLKFSCSICLDPLKDPVTVPCGHSYCSNCINGHWDEEQNKGIYSCPQCRKEFMHRPDLEINFMLAELVEDLKKTGLQAAAADLCSAGPEDVACDVCSGRKLKAVKSCLVCVASYCEEHLQGHYEAAPLKKHQLVEPSKKLQEKICSLLDEVKKIFCRTDQQCICYLCTMDQHRGHETVPAAAERSQKQKELEGSRLHIQQRIQEREKDVKLLQQEIAELKRKDVQLEQLAHTEDHTEFLHSYTSVSALSEPTHSSSIQTAPLRYFEDVAAVVSENREKFQDFLRENEEEMLLLQPQPESRADFLQYSQQITLDPNSVNRELKLSDGDRKVTCTEEDQPYSDHPDRFTEYRQVLSRESLTGRSYWEVERRRGVFVAVTYKNISRAGREKECVFGGDDKSWALDCVSDTFSFYHNNIHTPVSGPWSSRVGVYLDHRAGILSFYSVSETMTLLLRVQTSFTQPLHAGVYVCPGSSAEFLKPE from the exons atggctcagggaggagctcagctggaTCCACTAAAGttctcttgttccatctgtctggatcccctgaaggatccggtgacggttccctgtggacacagctactgcagcaaCTGTATTAATGGACACTGGGATGAAGAGCAAAACAAGGGAATCTACAGCtgtcctcagtgcaggaaggagttcATGCATAGACCAGACCTGGAGATAAACTTCATGTTGGCAGAGTTagtggaggatctgaagaagactggactccaagctgctgcagctgatctctgctctgctggacctgaagatgtggcctgtgatgtttgctctgggaggaagctgaaagctgtcaagtcctgtctggtctgtgtggCCTCTTACTGTGAGGAACACCTCCAAGGTCACTACGAAGCAGCTCCATTGAAGaaacaccagctggtggagccctcCAAGAAGCTCCAGGAGAAGATCTGCTCTCTTCTCGATGAGGTGAAGAAGATTTTCTGTCGCACTGATCAGCAGTGTATCTGTTACCTCTGCACCATGGACCAACACAGAGGCcatgaaacagtcccagctgcagcagaaaggagccagaagcagaaggagctggaggggagtcGACTACACATCCAGCAGAGAATccaggagcgagagaaagacgtgaagctgctt cagcaggagatcgctgagctgaagaggaaagacgtccagctggagcagctggctcacacagaggaccacaccgAGTTTCTCCACAGCTACAcctcagtgtcagcactcagtgagcccacacactcctccagcatccagactgctcctctcagatactttgaggatgtggcagcagTTGTgtcagagaacagagagaaattCCAGGACTTCCTGAGAGAGAATGAAGAGGAGATGTTACTGCTAcaaccacagccagagagcagagcagacttcTTACAATATTCACAGCAGATCACTCTGGATCCAAACTCTGTGAACAGAGAGCTGAAATTATctgatggagacagaaaagtaACTTGTACAGAGGAAGATCAGCCTTattctgatcatccagacagattcactGAATATCGTCAggttctgagcagagagagtctgactggacgtagttactgggaggtggagaggagaagaggagttTTTGTAGCAGTCACatacaagaacatcagcagagcagggagggagaaggaatgtgtgtttggaggtGATGACAAATCTTGGGCTTTAGATTGTGTCTCTGACACTTTTAGTTTTTATCACAACAACATCCACActcccgtctcaggtccttggtcctccagagtgggagtgtacctggatcacagagcaggtattctgtctttctacagtgtctctgaaaccatgactctcctcctcagagtccagacctcCTTCACTCAGCCGCTACATGCTGGAGTTTATGTTTGTCCTGGATCCTCAGCAGAGTTCCTGAAACCTGAGTAG